Genomic window (Oryzias latipes chromosome 17, ASM223467v1):
TGTGGTCGGTCAATGTTGTACTTTGATTTACTTGTTCTTGCCGCTGTTTATTCATTCGTCTGGGGTTCTAACGTGGTTTATTTgagatacatctgtgaaaatttcacataatgacctcaacttttctcactttttccacgtatattcacgtatgaccaattttcatctgtgcagtAAGTGCAAAATCTACGTAGTTGCTGTAAGACACGGCCTTAACATACAGTAGGTGCTTCATCTGGTTAAAATGCTCACCTGAACTGGCTTCCAAAAACttggttcacttgcaagtgaactttGGAGTGATTTGACAAAAGTGTGAATGCAGACGAATTACCCAGCAGAGCAAAgaggtgaaaataaaaacacacaagtaaGAAGAGTAATAAGAAatgtgaattaaaaataaaggcagTCCAGTCTGAAGAAGTTATGAAGGTGCTTAAAAATTGTCCAATTAAAAATTTCTTTTGTTAAGAAGCAAAGGTGTTTATTAATATGTAACATTCAAAGGAAGATTGGGACTTGATGTAAATTTATTCATATACCAGGTGGAGGATGGGAGGTGTCATTCTGGATTTGGGCTATACCAGTCCAAGCAAAAACCTGATTTAACTGTGTAAAATTTTCAGGCAGACTCATCTTTTGCAGctatgcaaaaacaaacaagttaaTGTGCAAAAAGGTTCACTATTCTGCACCCAAATGTGTTGATCAGTCATGTTACTGTGTCTGGAAAAAGTAAGACCGGAGGAAgaattctttctgtttttagtctgtttttctGGTTTCACTCAAGGGGTAACTAAAAACGGCTGTGACTGTAATTCGTAAACTTGCGTGTACAAACGCATGAGTGCACCAGACAAAGCCAGTAATGATTAGCACCCTCGCATCATTAGCATTCTTAAGTATTAGGAGGTTGCAGCTCATTGGGAGGTCCCACATTAACATCCTGGTAGTAAGTGACAGCACTCGTCACTGAAGTAATAACATTCAACCCcaaacacaagcacacacactaGACCCCCCCCCAGTTAGGCTGCTGGCATTCCTCAGCTGTCCTCACAAAACATTCCTGGAGACTAACCTTTGGTTACAAATGTGGCCACTGAACAGATTCCGATTCTATCAAGTtgtactttcctttttttcttgttattaaATAAATCTAAGAGTAAAGTGTCTGTTAAATTCAAACCATTTTCGTGTTGAAAAATGGCCTGTATGTTGCAAACGGTCAATATGCTGCTCTTTTCTATTCAGTGGGTTTTTATGTCCTGACTTCCTTGAAGTCAGTGATGCTTTAAAACCTGTTAACATTTAATGACCTTCTGGCTGATTTCTATGTGTGCATGCAGATGTCGAGTCCAGCAACGGCCCAGAAAGTGTCACGAGGAATCCAAGTTGCCAGGGTAGGGATTTAATTGATCACCCAGGCTTCTGCAACCCCGGATGGGGTGAAACGAAGGATTTCAGGGGTCATCAGGCTTACTCACCTTGTGCCCCACACTCCCAGGTAAATTCAGCAGAGAAGTTTGCATTTTAAGACACTTTCTTCTACAGGAGTGTGCTGCAGTGATGCTTacatgtcctttttttctgcagcagcattCTGTCCTGTACAGAAGTGACACTGTTGAATACAGGGACCATTGCCCTGATATGGACAATGTAGTTGAGGTTGCTCAGGATATGACTCCACCCACTCCTGGATTCCCCATCTCACCTCCAACACCATACGGTAAGTTTAGTGTTGTCATGCCagtatcagtttttttttccaagtttaaaagtgttcccagtggtgtcttgagtagaggtttttaagaagaggctgaagacccacctttttagtctggctttgacatgactttgaaaattgcttatgtcttttattatttatctatttattaatttaccttttttttaaggactATTACTaatatctttatgtttttgatGCTCtactctttttattgttattatactTATGATATTTAAGGTTATGTTTTAaccattttatgtattttattttttaatgaataatactgttatgtcttattttattagaatttttattctgatgttttttactccagtgtttcctcttggggatccattgtTCTGGGGCACTACCGGCTCCACCTGTAGGGGGTACTGTTGCTCCTGTGCCCGTTCTCATTGGGCTGGttggggtcccgctctgtgcTCTAATAGTTGTAGAGTGGCCCTAGGCTTCTCTGTGTTGGGTGGGCGCTGTGGTAATGAGCCCATGGttgggctgggccttggaattaATAGATCCCCATGataccgtttcctcacagcagtacgaagccagaccttcttttagctgcagttctttgtttttgttcagggttctactgggAGAACTGGGTtggtggagggaggaatctggtgagggaggggtcccttctgtgtgtgattgtcctgtgtttttgatgttctaaatcattttcattttttatcattattgtatctgcttttatgttaagtgctttgtatttttaaatgaaatgaaaggcgctatataaataaataaagtttgagtttaaaaTTGTGCAGTATTTAGGCtgaacctgtgtcattttctaggacaaagtttctacaGAACGGCAGTAGTTTACTAGACCCCACCAGCTAGTGCTCTTTCACTAGGTTATagccctcacaacctcaacttaacattactggtgcaacaaaaatggcaagcaatgttGGAACTATTCGGACATGTAggtgtagagttagataagctagtTCTTCTCTAAGACTTCTTGTACATGACCGGttcgtcctgggagaggatccctccttcatgtgggcatccCTAAGGCTTCTTCATAGACGTAGATCGATCTAGTCATCAACAAGTGGATTcattagaatggagcggagccgAGACCTTGTGGCATGACATTGTATcttctatgtcacacctacaagctttttccaacaacatttttcatctgctcctgatttgcaacaacatgaaaatagaaatactaagaaatgcaattttaagtttgatTACCTTTAAATATGTTCTacatccttaaaaaaatgtagcaacaacatgttaaaaacaccaaaaacatgattttcattggacgGCGTCCTTAATgcctcatttttgttttacagtaaaaaacatgccagaactGGCTGACTTCAGGCAAATTCCATCACCTGTTCAGTCTTATGGAGGTTTCAGCACAAGCCATGGTATGTTCTGGTTCTACTATAAAGAAGATGTTGAGTTTGTTCCTTTTAGAaggggaaaagggaaaaaaaacattttagtccaCCATtggaaagtggatttatttctAAGAGTAACAgcagtgttaaaaaaacagttttgagaCTAAATCAAAGTAGGGTATCCTATGAAAGATTAATAGGATTAATAGAATAGGTTAATAGAAAGATTATTTTATAGAAATCTCATGTTTTCCCTTCAAATACAATATGGAACACAAGAGAATGTCATCTCTTTCATGTCTGTCTTGTGACTGCCTGTTTGGATTCTCTTGAAGGGTTATTGTGGTTCACCTTTGGTCTGCTTGATAAAGGCAACATTGTTATTGGTAGCATTTAAGTTCACTTTTAAGACAGACTCTGAAACAAAGATATTCTGTCATCAAAAGCAGGGAGATTCATAATTCTTCTCTGCTACAGACAGCTAAGCATGATCTGCCATGAACtgtaaactgtttattttatatattcttaaaaaaacactataGAGCAACACTTATAATATACATTctggtgttttttatttgtcacatcAATAAAATTACACAATATAGTGATTACGTtaactttgttgtgttttgctcccattctttttcttttcattggcTTGTTTCCATGGAAATCTACAGTATTTCTAAAGGCCTGAGAAAAGTTCTGTGCCCCCACTGTGCTGCTTACTACCCCAGACATCCAGGCAAAAGTCTCTGCATTCACTGCAGCCTTGTTTCCATGGTTACGGGAGGTCATGCAACCAGACCACGAAAATAAagggctttttctttctcctaaaATATATGTATCAAAgtggaaaatatttttgcacAGCTTAAAAAGTTTTGTACACACCTGATTTAGATAAAGCTTTTAGGAAATTGTGGTGCatatttattggttttaatTGTTCGTGTGCATTTAACTCCAAGACCCTTTGGAGACTTTAACTAAAATTAAAACCCTGTAGTGGTGTTGAAATGTTgaaacagagatttttttttccctaagaGAAGAAACTTCAAAATTCTTTAAACGTTTTCAGTAAATGAGCTGCCCTACGCTAATCCTCCATTTATTCTTAGTTTGGTTCTTTAAAATAGAGAACATTCTCCTTCGTTTtgtttgaaatctgttattatcTGTCACACAGAACCCAGAGGATATTCTGAGAACAATGGTGTCGGACGAGAGAATTTTCCAGATTCCACCATCAACTGCCACAGGATGCTGATGTCTACATTCTTGGCCCATCAATCCATTGACAGGTAAATATAAATAGAAACATGAATATTTTGTAACAGCAGAAGGTAAAGACTCAAGGTATCAACCCAACTCTTTGCTGATTTTTCCACACTAAAAATTCAGCAGGAACCAGTCCTGGCCAGAGCATCCCCCATTGAGTCGCCACTCCTCTCTCAGCGGCTACCCCAGTGCCCGACAGCCGCTGCAGCACTCCATGTCCATGGACTACAGCCACAAATCCACTCTGGCACACCACCCCCACATGCACCCGATCCCTGATGCCCACAGCTCTCCTCGAAGCAGTCAGAGAACTCACATGGCTTTCTATGCCCTGAACCGTGGCCCCGCTCAGACCTTTGAAGAGCAGGATGACTCGGTCCAGTGCAACGGCACAAACTGTCCCAGCATGGCGGTTAACAGAGACCCATTGACCTCTACAGACACCCAGAATTGGTCACAGACTCCCCAGATGCAGCCCCCACTGCTGCCAGAGAAAAAGAGAGCATCCGATGGAGAACATTCCCTTGGAACAGCTTCTCCAGCACTCAGTGGGTTTTCAAGCCCCCACAGTGGGAGCTCCCTCAGCATCCCCTTCCCTAACATCCTGCCAGACATGTCAGCTCAACCTCTACACACAGCCTCACCACTGCCAGGTAATATTTTTGGATTGTCGTGTCCAGATAAtcatatgttaaaaaaacattgaagcgAGTTATAAGGAAATATGATAACATGACTTctaaaagtttcatttaaaatcaagcctttattttggttaaatgCCATGTGCTGCTGTTGATCTGATTTAGGATTTATTCTtcatctcttttatttttttgttcttttgacaCCTCTAtattttaatgctaaaaaaGTGACCTTCGtagatgtaaacatttttattaaatgactTTTCCAGACGTTCTGGCCAGCAAACAAGTTACAGTAAAGTTTGTCCAGGACACATCCAAGTTCTGGTACAAGTCTGACATCTCGAGGGATCAAGGTGGGTGTTAACTTTGGCTTAAAAGCCACAAATGCAGTGAAATTTTTAGGATCCACAGTAAATGTTTCTCTTCCCAAAGCCATCTCAGTCTTAAAGGACAGGGAGCCTGGGTGCTTCATTGTGCGGGACAGCCACTCATTTAAAGGGGCTTACGGGCTAGCTATGAAGGTGGCGACGCCCCCTCCAACAATTGTCCAACAAGGCAAAAAAGGTAAATGTACTTGCGCTTTGTAAGTTACAGTGGTTTGAAACTTTGATAAGATGAATCATTTGACTGTATTGGAGAACCGGAgcaagtgagtgtgatgtcaccaatAGAAAAAGGCCTACTTTGTTCTCCATTGAAATAGTCAATTTAGTCACCATTTTTACGCGACACAGTCGTCGCCATAATGAAACCAGgcgttgtcagtaagcagtgattggttcaaGTCGGggtgagtcaacatttctatgggaACTACTCCcatcaatcaggagtgagcttgtttgtttggagtccacacccctactaaTACTAGAGAATGGAGAATCTGTCCATCAAACCCTTTGAACATTCAACTTGAGagcacatacttttattgaggctcCTGATtgaccagtttataacttgaataacttacaataaaaaaaatgatctgaacctgttaaaaaaaagcagatcaaGAATGATgattctgacaaacagaatgactgagtaatagctgtttatttcttaatgGAAGTCTATGGGGGTTTGGCTTCTTGGGACCagcaggcacttcctgtttggagtgtgagatgggaggggtcactcagtccagttctaatatacagtcaatgaaagAAACACGGTCTCTGAGTGTACATTAGGCGGAGCTCACATTTAGCTGTCATGACTGAGATTTTAACCGGTCCAAAACTACGGAGAACCCAAATGTCACACCCAAAACATACTTTAGTTTCAGCACACTGTACTCCCCATCATCATGATGGAACCTGATaacatgtctgtgtgtgaactCTCATCATTCTGTGTGTTTCCTGGGGGACATTATGACAAAACAACCCAACATCTACCGGATGACGGAGCAGCTAATGTTTCGCACTTCAACAAAGGATGTGTTTCTGATCCCAGCACATTCTGTAGAACTCTCCTCGACCCACAAAACTCTATCTGATAAAAGGAGGTGATATACCTCAACTTCAGGTCAACATAGGTCTCTGTGTGACTACTTACTACAAAACACTATGTAGTGTGTTTTGTATGTCATATGTTGGAGACAGAAGAGAGATTTGCCTTGAGAGAAAGTTTTTTGAGGAGCATTCTGGTCATGTTTCAGCAAATAACAATGAACAAGTTAGCTTATAAGCCTGTgtcctttaataaaataataaatccttctCACACATGTGTTTGACACGTATAACGCAAACATATTGGTGTGCAGTAGAGATGGAATGATTCACTTTCCCAGGATTCACTTTAATGGTAACGCAAACATTTGGGTTTTAAACTGAATTGTGGCATTCCTGGTATGtgcattctttattttttgctttatggaCAGGAAGCTCCTTTGAGCTTGTCAGAAATACGAGAACTGAAATCTCACAAAATCTCGTTAAGTTGTTGGAGTTTTTCCTCTTGTAACGTTCAAAATGTGCTGAAAAGTATTTGCAGGAGGAGAACTGGTGAACTTGCATGAACATGTTTTAAAAGCTCTAAAAAGTCACAAGTACATGCCTAATAGAAGGACATGCTGATGGATGAAACCCTATGTCGGAGCATTTCAGCACGGTTCACATTAAACCCTGTTATTATCCATGCCTGATAACATTGACATGAAAGAAGCACAGACATGCAGGAAGTAGATTATGACACTGAACAGTCCCCCACCCCTCAGCTCCCTTCATTCTGTCCTTCATATGTCTTGGCTCACACCTGTCCTTTTGTTTGCCCTCTCTGCTCTGTCGTTCATTGCAGCTGAACTGACACCATGACACAGTCCAGTGCTGCACAAAGCTTTGGGCATTTTAACTCCTTGAAAGCATGAAACCCAACCCATTCTTAAGAAGAAGGTTTCCTTTAAACTTCTGCCTCCCAGATCTTTCTCAACTACAAGCACTGCatgtcttaaagtcccactcgaGCACTATTGGactatccagacgtacagttttgagccagatatcagtccagatgaggagaacaaagacgtttatggatctatttgtccacaagtggatgcatcagaatggagcagaacaggaagCTGTGGTTtgcgtcactgctacaagcttttttcaactgcattctttcgtctgctcctgattcaaaacaatttgaacaaagaaatactcagaaatgcaattttaagcttaattaagttctccatcattaaaaaatgcagcaagaacatgttgaaaacaccaaaaaaaacatgattttcatcaaagtgggttttTGATAATATgattaaattagattttttgtgttttcactaCTTTTAATAAGTGAATAAAACCTATGGGTTGGGGTTTCTGGTGGTATGATTAAAGAAAGgtagttttcctttttattacaacttttttatgctgtttataaaacatttctttttggatAAGGAAAGATTTAAAATGAGCAACATGTTAAACTTTTGTTAACAGAATAAGTCATTCCTAcataaaaactgacaaaaaacctttaatatatatatatatatatatataaagtactGGTAATTGCTTTTCATGGAATTGATGAACCTACATTGTATTGTAGATGCAGACAGACTCATAAATAGATGTTTTAATCAagtctatattttttttttgtttacaggtGGAGATTTGTCCAATGAGTTAGTGCGGCACTTCCTCATTGAGTGCACACAAAAAGGAGTGCGGCTGAAAGGTTGTCCCAATGAGCCCTACTTTGGTGAGTTGTTGCTCTTACCAAATTTGATTAAAGTAGCACTTAATGACCAACACTGCCCTCTATTGGCACATAGTGAAGCGTACCAGTAGTTTATGAGTTGTTGGAGGCCCTCACTTTTAAATGCACTAAACTTATAAACgtaccttccttttttttattggtttagtGTCACTTTAGATTTTGTTCCATGTTTGTGCACTTTGTATTTCACTTGCAAGTGTGtggcttttttaagaaaagttaaTTTGCAACTTTTATGGGCAAAGTATTTAGATTTTAAGGGTTTTTATCTATAAGCATTTGTGagcttttcttactttttattGTTGGGTCAGTTCTTTAAGTTTTACACGTTCAGTTGTGGTGCATGAAAAAATTGCAGCCAGTGTTGTGCACACTTATCCTAAACTATAATTTTGTTTCCCTCCACTATTGTTTTTTGCAGGAAGCTTAACCGCATTGGTCTGCCAGCATTCAATCACTCCCTTGGCCCTTCCCTGCAAACTTATTATACCTGACAGAGGTAAATGCACGCTATCGTCACGCTCCATTTATCGGAGTATGAAATAGAAGGCAGACATTATTGAAGTTTCGTGGCTTCCACAAACCTGCAATTACACCCGACTGCTTTCCCAAGTGACCATGTGATAATCATACCTGTCGGTGTAGTTGCTGatctcttgtgtttttttgtcaaagatCCTCTGGAGGATGATGTGGAGAACCCTGCCCATTCTGTCACAAACTCAGCTGCTGAGCTGCTAAAACAGGGAGCAGGTAATCAAGCTGTTTAAATCACTCTGTGAATAGGTAGAAAAACACGATGAGACAATACTTAAACAGTGGACTCTTTAGCAAATcagttattttttcttgttctattactgtctcaatgaaaacaCCCTGTTGTTATCTGCTCTATACACAACTCATCCCTAAATTTGTTTGTTGCTGCAGCCTGTAACGTGTGGTACCTGAGCTCAGTGGAGATGGAGTCACTAACAGGCAACCAGGCAGTGCAGAAAGCCACAACTATGACCCTGAACCTGAACCCGCCGCCAACCTCCACTGTGGTCCATTTCAAGGTTTCCTCCCAGGGAATCACCCTAACAGACAACCAGAGGAAGTGAGTACGGCACATCCTGTTGGTGTGGCTTCCACAAAGACAGATCTACCTCTTTTAACTAAACCTTTGTGTCTTTCCaggctctttttcaggaggcaTTACAGTGTCAACACAGTGATATTTTGTGCGCTCGATCCTCAAGATAGAAAGTGAGTTTTGCTGATTTCAAGTTTGGACATTTcctcattttaaatttaaaaaattgtggcCACTTGAAGTGGCAAGAGACGCCTATTGTTGAGAAATCCAGCATTCTAGTATTTTCCAGATATAAGTCGCACAAGAGTATGAGTCGCAAGAGCCAAAATATGCATATaacgcaaaaaataaatatatatatatatatatatatatataagtcaCACTTGAGCATAAGTTGCACTTTAGTTGCACTTTTGGGATAAAACATCTTTTTGACATGTGTCATATGTGTCCATTTCAtcttttgaaaatttgaaattCAGTGCTTGTCCAGAAATCTGTTCATAAACTAGACACTCCCATTGCGTGTGGGAGAAGCTATTGTCATGTTTTTAGCCTCCTtactacatggaagcattgaatATATATCTCATCTCTAATGCATGGAGGACACGGATGACGTTTAGAAATcagatatatttaaaagctctacaaaagcatcactAAACACTtcttcatgtctgggttcatgaaatcatccaggctttttcttgtttgttttttaccttcTACTAAAGGAGCCAACGTCTAAATGATGGCGCTTTTAGCggtacttccgtgtctctgtaacacagtttgatgacttgctgtcccacaATAGTCcaaggaagaaaaataataacaagaaGAATAATTTCGTCTCAATATAGataagaaaaatgtctaaaagttcaggtggagaacaatcagattctcctccatttGTGTTTCTTCTTCTGCACTGCTGTCAGTGGCAAATACTAATAAACTTGCCTACAGTGTCCTCTAGGGGTTATTAGTGGAAAACAACTACTAAAGGACAACCAGTTGTTTGTGGGAAAATACTGAATgagttaatatttattttagaaaaattacttaaaagtcactcctgagtataagttgcaccccTGGTCAAACCACGCAAAAACTGCAACTTATACTTAGAAAAAATATGGTTGTTGTGAAGAAATAAAATGCACATTAAGCTAATACTGCAGTTTGTTACTATTTATAGATGGAAAAAAGACGGCTGCCCCTCAGCAAAGTAAGTTCATAATCATTATTTTCAGATCGCCAGTCAGCAAAAATAGATAGCAAAGTACTGACTACTGTCCTCTGCCTTTTCAGGATCTTCGGCTTTGTGGCGAGGAAAACTGGCACTTCCATGGACaacatttgtcatttgtttgCAGAGCATGACCCTGAGCAACCAGCAAGCGCC
Coding sequences:
- the tns3 gene encoding tensin-3 isoform X6, encoding MEEGYELDLTYITERIIAVSFPRGCSDETYSHNLKDVTRMLKSKHADNYLTINLSERRQELSKMNPKTLDTGWPDMHAPPLDKICTICKAMESWLNADPLHVVVIHCRGGKGRIGVVISSFVHFTDVSASADQALDRFAMRKYYDDKVSALMTPSQKRYVWILNSLLSGSMKINASPSFLHCVILHGIPNFDATRVCRPYIKVYQGMQAVYSSGVYHIGPGHRDRVCIALEPAQLLKGDIMIKCYHKSDVTSEREVVFRLQFHTGAVQGYNLMFEKEDMEVANKDPRFPDYGKVELVFSEGPEKIPGVDRWQNGPDVVVDYNTTDPLTRWDSYQNICDGEDVESSNGPESVTRNPSCQGRDLIDHPGFCNPGWGETKDFRGHQAYSPCAPHSQHSVLYRSDTVEYRDHCPDMDNVVEVAQDMTPPTPGFPISPPTPYVKNMPELADFRQIPSPVQSYGGFSTSHEPRGYSENNGVGRENFPDSTINCHRMLMSTFLAHQSIDSRNQSWPEHPPLSRHSSLSGYPSARQPLQHSMSMDYSHKSTLAHHPHMHPIPDAHSSPRSSQRTHMAFYALNRGPAQTFEEQDDSVQCNGTNCPSMAVNRDPLTSTDTQNWSQTPQMQPPLLPEKKRASDGEHSLGTASPALSGFSSPHSGSSLSIPFPNILPDMSAQPLHTASPLPDVLASKQVTVKFVQDTSKFWYKSDISRDQAISVLKDREPGCFIVRDSHSFKGAYGLAMKVATPPPTIVQQGKKGGDLSNELVRHFLIECTQKGVRLKGCPNEPYFGSLTALVCQHSITPLALPCKLIIPDRDPLEDDVENPAHSVTNSAAELLKQGAACNVWYLSSVEMESLTGNQAVQKATTMTLNLNPPPTSTVVHFKVSSQGITLTDNQRKLFFRRHYSVNTVIFCALDPQDRKWKKDGCPSAKIFGFVARKTGTSMDNICHLFAEHDPEQPASAIVNFVSKVMIGSQRSK
- the tns3 gene encoding tensin-3 isoform X5 is translated as MEEGYELDLTYITERIIAVSFPRGCSDETYSHNLKDVTRMLKSKHADNYLTINLSERRQELSKMNPKTLDTGWPDMHAPPLDKICTICKAMESWLNADPLHVVVIHCRGGKGRIGVVISSFVHFTDVSASADQALDRFAMRKYYDDKVSALMTPSQKRYVWILNSLLSGSMKINASPSFLHCVILHGIPNFDATRVCRPYIKVYQGMQAVYSSGVYHIGPGHRDRVCIALEPAQLLKGDIMIKCYHKSDVTSEREVVFRLQFHTGAVQGYNLMFEKEDMEVANKDPRFPDYGKVELVFSEGPEKIPGVDRWQNGPDVVVDYNTTDPLTRWDSYQNICDGEDVESSNGPESVTRNPSCQGRDLIDHPGFCNPGWGETKDFRGHQAYSPCAPHSQQHSVLYRSDTVEYRDHCPDMDNVVEVAQDMTPPTPGFPISPPTPYVKNMPELADFRQIPSPVQSYGGFSTSHEPRGYSENNGVGRENFPDSTINCHRMLMSTFLAHQSIDSRNQSWPEHPPLSRHSSLSGYPSARQPLQHSMSMDYSHKSTLAHHPHMHPIPDAHSSPRSSQRTHMAFYALNRGPAQTFEEQDDSVQCNGTNCPSMAVNRDPLTSTDTQNWSQTPQMQPPLLPEKKRASDGEHSLGTASPALSGFSSPHSGSSLSIPFPNILPDMSAQPLHTASPLPDVLASKQVTVKFVQDTSKFWYKSDISRDQAISVLKDREPGCFIVRDSHSFKGAYGLAMKVATPPPTIVQQGKKGGDLSNELVRHFLIECTQKGVRLKGCPNEPYFGSLTALVCQHSITPLALPCKLIIPDRDPLEDDVENPAHSVTNSAAELLKQGAACNVWYLSSVEMESLTGNQAVQKATTMTLNLNPPPTSTVVHFKVSSQGITLTDNQRKLFFRRHYSVNTVIFCALDPQDRKWKKDGCPSAKIFGFVARKTGTSMDNICHLFAEHDPEQPASAIVNFVSKVMIGSQRSK